A portion of the Candidatus Hydrogenedentota bacterium genome contains these proteins:
- a CDS encoding class I SAM-dependent methyltransferase, with the protein MRRTVFGREIYVPLDPFKASRRVETAILSRYLDVKPGERLLDIGCGTGYWTEWLAGPGRAAGIDLLGEDLSIARAHHAGNRHAYLRANAERLPFGDAAFDKIFGVCSVEHIPDNDAAFSEFHRCLKPGGVLALTLDALNYDAIPEAARAAHAVRYHVAHFYDADYARRMLETHGFAVTHLEYLICSPLSHALNLFGDRNRKFQYLLFPAAYPMMRLADRWLGRRDQGWKLAVRAVRA; encoded by the coding sequence ATGCGCAGAACCGTTTTCGGGCGTGAAATTTATGTGCCCCTGGACCCCTTCAAGGCGTCGCGGCGCGTTGAAACGGCCATTCTGTCCCGCTATCTGGACGTGAAACCCGGTGAGCGGCTCCTCGATATCGGCTGCGGCACCGGCTACTGGACGGAATGGCTGGCCGGTCCGGGCCGCGCCGCCGGCATTGACCTCCTCGGCGAAGACCTCAGCATCGCCCGGGCCCACCATGCCGGAAACCGCCACGCCTACCTCCGCGCCAACGCCGAGCGCCTCCCCTTCGGCGACGCCGCCTTCGACAAGATTTTCGGCGTCTGCTCCGTCGAGCACATCCCGGACAACGACGCCGCCTTTTCCGAGTTTCACCGCTGCCTCAAACCCGGCGGCGTGCTCGCCCTCACCCTCGACGCCCTGAACTATGACGCCATTCCCGAGGCCGCACGCGCCGCGCACGCCGTCCGCTACCATGTGGCCCACTTCTATGACGCGGACTATGCCCGCAGGATGCTCGAAACCCACGGCTTCGCCGTGACCCACCTGGAATACCTCATCTGCTCGCCCCTGTCCCACGCGCTGAACCTCTTCGGCGACCGGAACCGCAAGTTCCAGTACCTGCTCTTCCCCGCCGCATACCCCATGATGCGACTGGCCGACCGCTGGCTGGGCCGCCGCGACCAGGGCTGGAAACTCGCCGTGCGCGCGGTGAGGGCCTAG
- a CDS encoding ABC transporter ATP-binding protein has translation METCLALENLTKRYGRTLAVDALSLEVRRGEVLGLLGRNGAGKSTTIGMLCRLIRRTSGRVEIFGLDLDRHFLQIAGRMGVLVERPAFHEHLTVRRVLKLHALLSGRNMSPDWALKTADLEHAAGMKVGALSQGMRQRLGIAQAILTEPELLVLDEPTSGLDVEGTREVLRFLRRLADDVGVTIIFSSHQMGEVETLCDRVAILNKGRLVACEEKASLRPWDLSRVDALCDRPEEAAALLGREPWVLSASADGNGVRLELDGPRADEVAAALVGGGFRVSGLLPRRLTLEDYFLKVTAP, from the coding sequence ATGGAGACATGCCTGGCCCTTGAGAACCTCACGAAACGCTACGGGCGCACGCTGGCGGTGGACGCGCTGTCGCTGGAGGTGCGCCGGGGCGAGGTGCTGGGCCTTTTGGGCCGGAACGGTGCGGGGAAGAGCACGACCATCGGGATGCTCTGCAGGCTAATCCGGCGGACATCGGGCCGTGTGGAGATATTCGGCCTTGACCTTGACCGCCATTTTCTTCAAATCGCCGGGCGGATGGGGGTGCTGGTGGAGCGTCCGGCCTTTCACGAGCATCTGACCGTGCGCCGTGTGCTGAAACTTCACGCGCTGCTTTCCGGGCGGAACATGTCCCCGGACTGGGCGCTGAAGACGGCGGACCTGGAGCATGCGGCGGGGATGAAGGTGGGGGCGCTCTCGCAGGGCATGCGGCAGCGTCTGGGGATAGCGCAGGCCATCCTGACGGAGCCGGAGCTGCTGGTGCTGGACGAGCCGACCTCGGGGCTGGACGTGGAGGGGACGCGGGAGGTGCTCCGATTTTTGCGCCGCCTCGCGGACGACGTGGGGGTGACCATCATTTTTTCGAGCCACCAGATGGGCGAGGTGGAGACGCTTTGCGACCGGGTGGCCATTCTGAACAAGGGCCGCCTGGTGGCCTGCGAGGAGAAGGCGTCCCTGCGCCCGTGGGACCTGTCGCGGGTGGACGCGCTTTGCGACCGTCCCGAAGAGGCCGCGGCCCTGCTTGGGCGCGAGCCGTGGGTGCTTTCGGCATCGGCGGACGGGAACGGGGTGCGCCTGGAGCTTGACGGCCCCAGGGCGGACGAGGTGGCGGCGGCGCTTGTGGGCGGCGGGTTCCGGGTGTCGGGACTGCTGCCCCGGCGGCTGACGCTGGAGGATTATTTTCTGAAAGTGACCGCGCCATGA
- a CDS encoding ABC transporter permease subunit, whose amino-acid sequence MTRRVFLAWLAELLRAMRLWQTWAGPLMAGAAVGLTLPLRPVVRDGRSDYDFIAQASPMALGLVGFVMLLVWCAGLLAPETGSGAVRFYLVRPILRREYVLAKFLAGAAYAVLLLAVVGGASWGVAFALGDLQGVAYGGELVHTREAMFGAWLLGGLLSLLPLWAGASLALLASACTRSTATAAMVTLGVWLLLDLVKHPLGVDAWVFTTYLEAPWQVFVNRCDGLDASWSPMAWRCAAASLGVTLPSVGGAMLVLGRRDLTA is encoded by the coding sequence ATGACGCGCCGGGTCTTTCTGGCCTGGCTGGCCGAGCTGCTTCGTGCGATGCGCCTGTGGCAGACGTGGGCGGGCCCGCTGATGGCGGGCGCGGCCGTGGGGCTGACGCTGCCGCTTCGCCCGGTGGTCCGGGACGGCCGGAGCGACTACGACTTTATCGCGCAGGCGAGCCCGATGGCGCTGGGCCTGGTGGGGTTTGTGATGCTGCTGGTGTGGTGCGCGGGCCTGCTGGCGCCCGAGACGGGGTCCGGGGCCGTCCGTTTTTACCTGGTGCGCCCCATTCTCCGGCGCGAGTACGTGCTGGCCAAGTTTCTGGCCGGGGCCGCGTATGCGGTCCTGCTGCTGGCGGTGGTGGGGGGCGCGTCGTGGGGCGTCGCCTTCGCCCTGGGCGATCTGCAGGGCGTGGCCTACGGCGGGGAGCTGGTCCACACGCGCGAGGCGATGTTCGGGGCGTGGCTGCTGGGCGGGCTGCTGTCGCTGCTGCCGCTGTGGGCGGGCGCGTCGCTGGCGCTGCTGGCGTCGGCCTGCACCCGTAGCACGGCCACGGCGGCCATGGTCACGCTGGGGGTGTGGCTGCTGCTGGACCTGGTGAAGCATCCGCTCGGCGTGGACGCCTGGGTTTTCACCACCTACCTGGAGGCGCCCTGGCAGGTTTTCGTCAACCGCTGCGACGGTCTGGACGCCTCGTGGTCGCCCATGGCCTGGCGCTGCGCCGCCGCCTCGCTGGGGGTGACGCTTCCGTCGGTGGGGGGCGCCATGCTGGTGCTGGGGCGCCGGGACCTCACGGCATGA
- a CDS encoding Gfo/Idh/MocA family oxidoreductase — protein sequence MDTLDRRGFLGRGVKAATAASLFSIVPRHVLGGAAYAAPGDKLNIGGIGVGGMGENNLKAMAGENIVALCDVDHLYAAKTFAQYPGARLYKDHREMLEKEKDLDAVLIATPDHTHAVITMDAMRAGKHVYCQKPLTHTVFEARKVAEAAASLGVRTQMGIQGHSSADMRKLCEWVWSGAVGPVREVAAWSSISYYPWGHAYWSSQLGVRPTETPPLPEGMDWENWIGPAPMRPYHPTYHPLTWRSWLDFGCSMMGDRGVHTLDPVFWALKLGAPETIEASCTDVNDETHPVAGIVRFNFPARGDMPPVMLTWYDGLMPPGWPGIENSRLLGENEGGILLVGDDGFLTAGIYGNSPTLLPLDKFKGAAPAPESIPRVNGSHEGDWIASIKENRPACADFSYAGPLTEMCLLGNVAKRMPGVKLKWNAASMTFEGNEKATKFIHKVYREGWTL from the coding sequence ATGGACACGCTGGACCGTCGCGGATTTTTGGGCAGGGGTGTGAAGGCCGCCACGGCGGCGTCGCTGTTCAGCATCGTGCCGCGCCATGTGCTGGGCGGCGCGGCTTACGCGGCGCCGGGCGACAAGCTGAACATTGGGGGCATCGGCGTGGGCGGCATGGGCGAGAACAACCTGAAGGCCATGGCGGGGGAGAACATCGTTGCCCTGTGCGACGTGGACCATCTCTATGCCGCGAAGACCTTCGCGCAGTACCCCGGCGCGCGGCTGTACAAGGACCACCGCGAGATGCTGGAGAAGGAGAAGGACCTGGACGCGGTGCTCATCGCCACGCCGGACCACACGCACGCGGTCATCACGATGGACGCGATGCGCGCCGGGAAGCACGTCTACTGCCAGAAGCCGCTCACCCACACGGTTTTCGAGGCGCGGAAGGTGGCCGAGGCCGCCGCGTCCCTGGGGGTGCGCACGCAGATGGGCATCCAGGGGCACTCGTCGGCGGACATGCGCAAGCTGTGCGAGTGGGTGTGGTCCGGCGCCGTCGGCCCCGTGCGCGAGGTGGCAGCCTGGTCCAGCATCTCCTACTACCCCTGGGGCCACGCCTACTGGAGCTCGCAGTTGGGCGTCCGCCCGACGGAGACGCCGCCCCTGCCCGAGGGCATGGACTGGGAGAACTGGATCGGCCCCGCGCCCATGCGCCCCTACCACCCCACCTACCACCCGCTCACCTGGCGGAGCTGGCTGGACTTCGGGTGCAGCATGATGGGCGACCGGGGCGTCCACACCCTGGACCCCGTGTTCTGGGCGCTGAAACTGGGCGCGCCGGAGACCATCGAGGCGAGCTGCACCGATGTGAACGACGAGACCCACCCCGTCGCGGGGATTGTCCGGTTCAATTTTCCCGCGCGCGGCGACATGCCCCCGGTCATGCTGACCTGGTATGACGGGCTCATGCCCCCCGGCTGGCCGGGCATCGAGAACTCGCGCCTCCTCGGCGAGAACGAGGGCGGCATCCTCCTGGTCGGCGACGACGGGTTCCTCACGGCGGGCATTTACGGGAACAGCCCCACGCTGCTGCCGCTGGACAAGTTCAAGGGGGCGGCGCCCGCGCCGGAGAGCATCCCCCGCGTGAACGGTTCCCACGAGGGCGACTGGATCGCCTCGATCAAGGAGAACCGGCCCGCCTGCGCCGACTTCAGCTACGCCGGACCCCTCACCGAGATGTGCCTGCTGGGCAATGTCGCCAAGCGCATGCCCGGCGTCAAACTGAAATGGAACGCCGCCTCCATGACCTTTGAGGGCAACGAGAAGGCCACCAAGTTCATTCACAAGGTTTACCGCGAGGGCTGGACGCTGTAG
- a CDS encoding serine/threonine protein kinase has product MRDSEEYPALDAGVVVADRYEILRRIGKGGMGEVFLAADRNTGQKVALKTLHAKYSRNMNAVARFIREVRLARRLNHPGIVKIFDARQWEGTLFYTMEYVEGKSVRHWLRQRGKLDFGSTVRILCLVADALEHAHKITIHRDLSPENVMVLRDGSVRLLDFGLAKLDDEFRGLTLVGVNLGKLKYMAPEQRLNAATVNHRADLYSLGVMFFEMLAGRLPEDNEKISRACPGLPRNADDFMAKATAQNPADRFSSARELRDDLLRLYKEPAKRPSPADRLRKLAGFLRGLFKGGRGRS; this is encoded by the coding sequence ATGCGGGATTCTGAAGAGTATCCGGCCCTGGACGCCGGTGTGGTGGTGGCCGACCGGTATGAGATACTCCGCCGCATCGGCAAGGGGGGCATGGGCGAGGTCTTCCTGGCGGCGGACCGAAATACCGGGCAGAAGGTCGCCCTCAAGACGCTCCACGCCAAATACTCCCGGAACATGAACGCCGTGGCGCGCTTCATCCGCGAGGTCCGCCTCGCCCGCCGGCTGAACCATCCGGGCATCGTCAAAATCTTCGACGCGCGCCAGTGGGAGGGGACCCTCTTCTACACCATGGAATATGTCGAGGGGAAAAGCGTCCGCCACTGGCTCCGGCAGCGCGGCAAACTCGACTTCGGCTCCACCGTCCGCATCCTCTGCCTCGTCGCGGACGCACTGGAGCACGCCCATAAAATCACCATACACCGCGACCTGTCCCCGGAAAACGTCATGGTCCTCCGGGACGGCTCGGTGCGCCTCCTCGATTTCGGCCTGGCCAAACTGGACGACGAGTTCCGCGGACTCACCCTGGTCGGGGTCAACCTGGGCAAACTGAAGTACATGGCCCCCGAGCAGCGGCTGAACGCCGCCACCGTGAACCACCGGGCGGACCTCTACTCCCTCGGCGTGATGTTTTTTGAAATGCTCGCGGGGCGTTTGCCCGAGGACAACGAAAAGATTTCCAGGGCCTGTCCCGGACTGCCCCGCAACGCTGACGACTTCATGGCCAAGGCGACGGCGCAGAACCCCGCGGACCGCTTTTCGAGCGCCCGCGAGCTGCGCGACGACCTGCTGCGCCTGTACAAGGAGCCGGCAAAGCGCCCCTCCCCGGCGGACCGGCTCCGCAAACTCGCCGGTTTCCTGCGCGGACTCTTCAAGGGCGGACGCGGCCGTTCCTGA
- a CDS encoding L-rhamnose isomerase, with product MFVAPKDGQIEAGYALARERYAALGVDTEAALARLAEISISLHCWQGDDVGGFENLSAASGGGIQATGNYPGKARTPEELRADAEKALSFLPGKHRFNIHAMYAETGGKKVGRDALEPAHFQNWMDWAKAKGLGLDFNPSCFGHPMADDGFTLSHYDAGIRKFWVDHCVASRRIGEAIGRALGRPCVTNLWIPDGFKDIPVNRYKSRELLRESLDAVFAERSDPSENLDAVESKLFGIGSESCVIGSHEFYLGYAVSRNLLLCLDAGHFHPTEVISDKLSSVLLYLDDVLLHVSRGVRWDSDHVIVLSDEIRAIAEEVVRNGFEKRVHIGLDFFDASINRIAAWVIGTRVMIKALLIALLEPADTLKRLEAEGRFGERLALLEELKTLPFGAVWDHYCARQGVPAGGAWMADVLKYEADVLSKRC from the coding sequence ATGTTTGTCGCACCGAAGGACGGGCAGATTGAGGCGGGGTACGCGCTGGCGCGGGAACGGTACGCGGCGCTTGGGGTGGACACGGAGGCGGCGCTGGCGCGTCTGGCGGAAATTTCCATTTCACTGCACTGCTGGCAGGGGGACGACGTGGGCGGGTTTGAGAACCTGAGCGCGGCCTCGGGCGGGGGCATCCAGGCCACGGGCAACTATCCGGGGAAGGCGCGCACGCCGGAGGAGCTGCGGGCGGACGCGGAGAAGGCGCTCAGCTTCCTGCCGGGCAAACACCGGTTCAACATCCACGCGATGTACGCGGAGACGGGCGGGAAAAAGGTGGGGCGCGACGCGCTGGAGCCGGCGCATTTCCAGAACTGGATGGACTGGGCGAAGGCGAAGGGCCTGGGCCTGGACTTCAACCCGAGCTGTTTCGGCCATCCGATGGCGGACGACGGGTTCACGCTGTCGCACTATGACGCGGGCATCCGGAAGTTCTGGGTGGACCACTGCGTCGCCAGCCGCCGGATCGGCGAGGCCATCGGCCGCGCGCTGGGCAGGCCCTGCGTGACGAACCTTTGGATACCGGACGGGTTCAAGGACATCCCGGTGAACCGGTACAAGTCGCGCGAGCTGCTTCGGGAGTCCCTGGACGCGGTTTTCGCGGAGCGGAGCGACCCGTCGGAGAACCTGGACGCGGTCGAGTCGAAACTTTTCGGCATCGGATCGGAAAGCTGCGTCATTGGATCGCACGAGTTTTACCTGGGCTACGCGGTGAGCCGGAACCTGCTGCTGTGCCTGGACGCGGGGCATTTCCACCCGACGGAGGTGATCTCGGACAAGCTGAGCTCGGTGCTGCTGTACCTGGACGACGTGCTGCTGCATGTGAGCCGGGGCGTGCGCTGGGACAGCGACCATGTGATCGTCCTGAGCGACGAAATCCGGGCCATTGCCGAGGAGGTGGTACGCAACGGGTTTGAGAAGCGGGTCCACATCGGGCTGGACTTCTTCGACGCGAGCATCAACCGCATCGCGGCCTGGGTCATCGGCACGCGGGTGATGATCAAGGCCCTGCTCATCGCCCTGCTGGAGCCCGCGGACACGCTGAAGCGGTTGGAGGCGGAGGGCCGTTTCGGCGAGCGCCTGGCCCTGCTGGAGGAGTTGAAGACCCTGCCCTTCGGCGCGGTGTGGGACCACTACTGCGCGAGGCAGGGCGTGCCCGCGGGCGGCGCGTGGATGGCCGACGTGCTGAAGTACGAGGCCGACGTGCTTTCGAAGCGGTGTTAA
- a CDS encoding 2TM domain-containing protein — MMDKHEHEQAQSVDTSTAPGAGEEFTQEEKEDIYARALCRTRMKMALYIHAVTYAGVMTLLVVINLLTGPRPLWVVWPLFGWGAGLFLHWLCADRLSRLYENTKAEEIAKELEKRRTGRAGA; from the coding sequence ATGATGGACAAGCACGAGCATGAGCAAGCCCAGTCTGTTGACACATCCACGGCCCCCGGCGCGGGGGAGGAGTTCACGCAGGAGGAGAAGGAGGACATCTACGCGCGCGCGCTGTGCCGCACGCGGATGAAGATGGCGCTGTACATTCACGCGGTGACCTATGCGGGGGTGATGACGCTGCTGGTGGTCATCAACCTGCTCACGGGGCCGCGTCCGTTGTGGGTGGTTTGGCCGCTCTTCGGCTGGGGCGCGGGGCTGTTCCTTCACTGGCTGTGCGCCGACCGGCTGTCCCGGCTGTACGAGAACACGAAGGCGGAGGAAATCGCCAAGGAACTGGAGAAGCGGCGGACTGGACGCGCCGGGGCTTAA
- a CDS encoding class I SAM-dependent rRNA methyltransferase, whose translation MNDKIPALTLNTKEERRLIRGHLWAYRNEFSQIPEGLADGQVVDVLSEGKRFVGRGFYQAEGGIAVRILSRHQRPLDGEFFAARLDAARALRARLFPGADVYRWVYGESDGLPGLVADRYGSAAVVKATSKFYAAHADSLASWFRGEGGLTGIVFEQGGWSRRLGEVPDTLTLEVDGVKAELRPDGAQKTGLFLDQRSNWPVARLFAPGARVFDGHCYHGFWSCHAALAGAASVTAADSSEKALEQARRNLELNGVAEKCELVCGDVETLLAGGAVYDLIVLDPPAFAKTRAQASKALGRYQALNAAALRQIAPEGGFLITSSCSHFVDEAMFIEAVKRAAMAAGRTVRLLELRAASPDHPVLLSMLETSYLKCAVLRVD comes from the coding sequence GTGAACGACAAAATCCCCGCCCTGACTCTGAACACCAAGGAGGAGCGCCGCCTGATCCGCGGGCATCTCTGGGCCTACCGCAACGAGTTCAGCCAGATACCCGAGGGGCTGGCGGACGGGCAGGTTGTGGACGTGCTCTCGGAGGGGAAGCGCTTTGTGGGCCGGGGCTTTTACCAGGCCGAGGGCGGCATCGCGGTGCGGATTCTGAGCCGCCACCAGCGGCCCCTGGACGGGGAGTTTTTCGCGGCGCGCCTGGACGCGGCCCGCGCCCTGCGCGCGCGGCTTTTCCCCGGCGCTGACGTGTACCGCTGGGTCTACGGCGAGAGCGACGGCCTGCCGGGGCTGGTGGCGGACCGCTACGGTTCCGCGGCGGTGGTGAAGGCCACCTCGAAATTCTACGCGGCGCACGCGGACAGCCTGGCGTCGTGGTTCAGGGGCGAGGGGGGGCTGACCGGCATCGTCTTCGAGCAGGGCGGCTGGTCGCGGCGGCTCGGCGAGGTGCCCGACACGCTGACGCTGGAGGTTGACGGCGTGAAGGCGGAACTGCGCCCGGACGGCGCGCAGAAGACCGGGCTGTTCCTTGACCAGCGGAGCAACTGGCCGGTGGCGCGGCTTTTCGCGCCGGGCGCGCGGGTCTTCGACGGCCACTGCTACCACGGTTTCTGGTCGTGCCACGCGGCGCTGGCGGGGGCGGCGTCCGTGACGGCGGCGGACAGTTCGGAGAAGGCGCTGGAGCAGGCACGGCGCAATTTGGAGTTGAACGGGGTGGCGGAGAAATGCGAGCTGGTCTGCGGGGACGTGGAGACCCTGCTCGCCGGCGGCGCGGTCTACGACCTGATTGTCCTTGACCCGCCGGCCTTCGCGAAGACCCGCGCCCAGGCGTCGAAGGCACTGGGGCGCTACCAGGCGCTCAATGCCGCCGCCCTGCGGCAGATTGCCCCGGAGGGCGGCTTCCTCATCACGTCCTCCTGCTCGCATTTTGTGGACGAGGCCATGTTCATCGAGGCCGTGAAGCGTGCGGCCATGGCCGCCGGGCGGACTGTGCGCCTGCTGGAGCTTCGGGCCGCCTCGCCGGACCACCCGGTCCTGCTCTCGATGCTTGAGACCTCGTATCTCAAGTGCGCCGTGCTGCGCGTGGACTGA